A window of Ignavibacterium sp. contains these coding sequences:
- a CDS encoding glycosyltransferase family 2 protein → MNKKLTIVIPKGNKQANQVTIERLKNNLLVDKIILLSNDDDKLNADEVIQIESFQTTDTIKKISKHLNTQYVLLVLSDKPILPGHFMIERFIQISENTNAGLVYSDFYESENGTLIAHQVIDYQEGSLRDDFDFGEMLFIRADAFKNAVSKMNSDYKFAGIYDLRLKISESNSLFHIQEYLYTVEKAEKVGTEDKHFSYVDPKNRQVQIEMEAACTEHLKTVGAYLKPEQKQIEFENNFEFEASVIIPVRNRVKTIGDAIKSVLSQNTNFKFNLIIVDNHSTDGTTEVISKHAKEDNRIIHIIPERKDLGIGGCWNEAVHHQKCGRFACQLDSDDIYKDENTLQTIVDTFHKEKCAMVIGSYQITDFNLNELPPGLIDHREWTDENGANNALRINGLGAPRAFYTPILREIKIPNVSYGEDYAVGLAISRDYKIGRIYHSLYLCRRWEGNTDAKLDLPRINSNNFYKDKIRTIELLARKKKNSAKVKI, encoded by the coding sequence ATGAATAAAAAACTTACCATAGTAATTCCAAAAGGCAATAAGCAGGCAAATCAGGTTACTATCGAAAGATTAAAGAATAATCTTTTAGTCGATAAAATAATTTTGCTTTCCAATGATGATGATAAACTTAATGCTGATGAAGTAATTCAAATTGAAAGTTTTCAGACAACAGATACAATTAAAAAAATTTCCAAACATCTTAATACTCAATATGTTTTGTTGGTTTTAAGTGATAAGCCAATTCTTCCTGGTCATTTTATGATTGAAAGATTCATTCAGATCTCTGAAAACACAAACGCCGGATTGGTTTACTCCGATTTTTATGAATCGGAAAACGGTACTTTGATTGCTCACCAGGTAATTGATTATCAGGAAGGAAGTTTACGAGATGATTTTGATTTCGGTGAGATGCTTTTCATCAGAGCAGATGCTTTCAAAAATGCAGTTAGCAAAATGAACAGTGATTATAAGTTCGCAGGAATTTATGATTTGCGATTAAAAATTTCAGAAAGTAATTCTTTGTTTCATATTCAGGAATACTTATACACAGTAGAAAAAGCTGAGAAAGTTGGAACAGAGGATAAACATTTCAGTTATGTTGATCCGAAAAACAGACAAGTACAAATTGAAATGGAAGCTGCCTGTACAGAGCATTTGAAAACTGTTGGAGCGTATTTAAAACCCGAGCAAAAACAAATTGAGTTTGAAAATAATTTTGAATTTGAAGCAAGTGTTATAATTCCAGTTCGCAACAGAGTTAAAACAATTGGCGATGCAATCAAATCAGTTTTATCACAAAATACAAATTTTAAATTCAATCTGATTATAGTTGATAATCATTCAACTGATGGCACTACCGAAGTAATATCAAAACACGCAAAAGAAGATAACAGAATAATTCATATTATTCCCGAAAGAAAAGATCTTGGAATCGGAGGTTGCTGGAATGAAGCAGTTCATCATCAAAAATGCGGAAGATTTGCTTGTCAGTTAGATAGCGATGACATCTATAAAGATGAGAATACACTTCAGACAATAGTTGATACTTTTCATAAAGAGAAATGTGCGATGGTAATAGGTTCATACCAGATTACAGATTTTAATCTAAATGAATTACCACCGGGACTAATAGATCACAGAGAATGGACAGATGAAAATGGTGCAAACAATGCATTAAGAATTAATGGACTTGGTGCACCACGTGCGTTTTACACTCCAATTCTTCGTGAGATAAAAATTCCGAATGTTAGTTATGGTGAAGACTATGCTGTTGGTTTAGCAATTAGTCGTGATTATAAAATTGGTAGAATCTATCATTCACTTTATCTTTGCAGAAGGTGGGAAGGTAATACTGATGCAAAGCTTGATTTACCAAGAATAAACTCAAATAATTTTTATAAAGACAAAATCAGAACAATCGAATTATTAGCACGGAAAAAGAAAAACTCTGCAAAGGTTAAAATTTAA
- a CDS encoding IPT/TIG domain-containing protein — MKNLYKLLLIIAALGLSILYSCSEETAPSLYDPGKYQFREDPVITNIDPPGSALAGVTVLTITGNNFSDIPGETSVYFNGVKGQILNVTTTQIQVKPPVVVADTVLVKVKVAGAINLSNTLIYKLTAAVVEVYKFDPNNGEVPWAVTFDNTQNMVVSVEGKGVWKFSGDANPNKTYIPKGAETKWNTLRQFSNGEIYASKSLRGIWKLTAGVTPPNAPWVATPSGTVLIDFDFDQNTNLWAVGSNNFIFRIKQDLSVAQFPFQAQLRAVRVYNGNLYVAGLKSGVEGVWRIPIDANGDLGTEELYFNMTANFPGVKINAMTFSADGDLFLGTDRSTDPIIIVKPDKSTQTLYEGVIPAKNIVSMYWPSGNFLYVTREAERDATSGSIIRTQTILKIDIQKPGANYYNQ; from the coding sequence ATGAAAAATCTATACAAACTATTACTAATAATCGCAGCACTTGGATTAAGCATTCTTTATAGTTGTTCTGAAGAGACAGCACCAAGTCTTTACGATCCCGGTAAATATCAGTTCAGAGAAGATCCGGTAATCACTAACATCGATCCTCCGGGTTCTGCTCTTGCCGGTGTTACAGTTTTAACAATTACCGGAAATAATTTTTCAGATATCCCTGGCGAAACTTCAGTTTACTTCAACGGTGTCAAAGGTCAGATTCTGAATGTCACAACTACACAAATTCAGGTAAAACCTCCTGTTGTTGTAGCTGATACAGTTTTAGTAAAAGTGAAAGTTGCCGGAGCAATAAATCTTAGCAATACACTAATTTATAAATTAACTGCAGCAGTAGTTGAAGTTTATAAATTCGATCCCAACAACGGAGAAGTTCCCTGGGCAGTAACTTTCGACAATACTCAGAATATGGTTGTTTCAGTTGAAGGGAAGGGCGTTTGGAAATTTTCAGGAGATGCAAACCCAAACAAAACATATATTCCGAAAGGAGCTGAAACAAAGTGGAATACTCTCCGCCAATTCTCAAATGGTGAGATTTATGCTTCAAAAAGTTTAAGAGGAATCTGGAAACTGACTGCAGGTGTTACTCCACCAAATGCACCTTGGGTTGCAACGCCAAGCGGAACAGTGCTGATTGATTTTGATTTCGATCAAAATACAAACTTATGGGCTGTTGGAAGTAATAATTTTATTTTCAGAATTAAACAGGATTTATCCGTTGCACAATTTCCTTTTCAGGCACAGTTAAGAGCAGTCAGAGTTTATAATGGTAATCTGTATGTTGCTGGACTTAAGTCAGGAGTTGAAGGTGTCTGGAGAATTCCAATTGATGCAAATGGTGATTTGGGTACAGAAGAATTATATTTCAATATGACAGCAAACTTTCCTGGTGTAAAAATTAATGCAATGACATTCTCTGCAGATGGCGATTTATTCCTTGGAACAGATCGCTCAACAGACCCGATTATAATTGTTAAACCGGATAAAAGCACGCAGACATTATATGAAGGTGTGATTCCGGCTAAAAATATTGTTTCAATGTATTGGCCTTCAGGAAACTTTTTGTATGTTACCAGAGAAGCTGAAAGAGATGCTACTTCAGGTAGTATAATAAGAACTCAAACTATACTCAAAATTGATATTCAGAAACCTGGGGCAAATTATTATAATCAATAA
- a CDS encoding T9SS type A sorting domain-containing protein produces MKKLLTTLSLVLMLSGAAFSQGWIYEGAFPDTNLKGGSGGHGVAVDPDGKVWVQLFGATDSLFIPDSGRYLPVRVVYVFNPDGSPASFSPIRSVTINGVLEPLFNSNRGLRTAADGNILVASFDVLYKINYQTGEGISKVQPVAGQTLTAPGVADDGRVFTAPVIPGAMPIKEYAADFTFLGNAVDTTVGFSRSFEVSPDGNTIYWAGYTNHCVIVYNRASEFDPFAVVDTIFKGFDSESFSWSPNRQILWASSGSYNDLPNRYPGETTYWDVATWYARDMNTGQIVDSIKWQFNTPANPNERPRGIAFSPDYRYAYVTCFGASDYPAVQKFRNPNVSVDDQGLTVVEGYKLSQNYPNPFNPTTSINFELPKNGYTTLKIYDMLGNEVATLIDKEMSAGQHTVNFNAQNLASGTYLYQLNVNGVRISNKMILMK; encoded by the coding sequence ATGAAAAAACTTCTCACAACACTTTCTCTTGTTCTAATGCTTTCCGGCGCTGCGTTTTCGCAGGGTTGGATTTATGAGGGGGCTTTCCCGGATACAAACCTTAAAGGTGGCTCTGGCGGTCACGGCGTAGCTGTCGATCCAGATGGTAAAGTATGGGTTCAATTATTTGGAGCAACTGATAGTTTATTTATTCCAGATAGTGGTAGATATTTACCAGTCAGAGTAGTTTATGTATTTAATCCAGATGGATCTCCTGCATCATTCTCACCGATTAGGTCTGTAACTATTAATGGTGTTTTGGAACCGCTCTTTAATTCAAACAGAGGACTAAGAACAGCTGCTGATGGTAATATTTTAGTTGCAAGCTTTGATGTTCTCTATAAGATTAACTATCAGACCGGCGAAGGAATTTCTAAAGTACAGCCAGTGGCCGGCCAAACTTTAACCGCTCCGGGTGTTGCTGATGATGGTAGAGTATTTACTGCCCCTGTCATACCTGGCGCAATGCCAATAAAAGAATATGCTGCTGACTTCACATTTTTGGGCAATGCAGTTGATACAACAGTTGGATTCTCAAGATCATTTGAAGTATCACCTGACGGAAACACTATATACTGGGCAGGTTATACTAATCACTGTGTGATTGTTTATAACAGAGCTTCCGAATTTGATCCTTTTGCTGTCGTCGATACTATTTTCAAAGGATTTGATTCTGAATCTTTCTCGTGGTCACCAAACAGACAAATTCTTTGGGCTTCTTCAGGTTCATACAATGATTTGCCAAACAGATATCCTGGCGAAACAACATATTGGGATGTTGCAACCTGGTATGCAAGAGATATGAATACAGGTCAGATTGTTGACAGTATTAAATGGCAATTTAATACTCCTGCTAATCCGAATGAAAGACCAAGGGGAATTGCTTTCAGTCCGGATTACAGATATGCTTATGTAACTTGCTTTGGTGCTAGCGATTACCCGGCAGTACAGAAATTCCGCAATCCAAATGTTTCTGTAGACGATCAGGGATTAACAGTTGTTGAAGGTTACAAGCTTTCACAAAATTATCCTAATCCATTCAATCCAACTACTTCAATTAATTTTGAATTGCCTAAAAATGGTTATACCACATTGAAGATTTATGATATGCTTGGTAATGAAGTAGCAACATTGATTGATAAAGAAATGTCAGCAGGTCAACATACAGTTAATTTCAATGCTCAAAACCTTGCTTCAGGAACTTATCTCTATCAGTTGAATGTAAACGGAGTAAGAATTTCTAACAAGATGATTCTGATGAAGTAA
- a CDS encoding carboxypeptidase-like regulatory domain-containing protein: MRKLLLFFTLFITAFTIQSFAQTGKISGYVRDAETGEELIGANVIIEGTTMGAATNIDGYYSIINVPPGSYTVRASMVGYSPKTFQDVRVNINLTTELNITLSSSAIQTEEVVVIATQPIVRQDVSSSVVNLNIEEVKSLPVVSVTGIIGLQAGVQGLTIRGGGSDQTAFVVNGITLRDERDNTPYTGISFTSIEELQIQTGGFNAEYGNIRSGLINIVTKEGKKDKYSVSFIGRYRPAGRKHFGAAVNDPNSYWIKPYIDPDVAWTGTNNGNWDIYTQRNYAKFPGGWNAVSEALLSDSDPTNDLTPEAAQQLFLWQHRRELDINKHDYDVDMSVSGPVPGGQSLGNLRFLASYRQTREMYYIPLSKDSYQDFNGQIRLTSDIATGMKLSVEGLYGEQTGTNSSRSGGPGLFRSASGIASNIDVRAGASYLDARVYASDYWAPSKIITNMQGFKFTHVLSPQTFYEVLGSRVASKYDTNPGRKRDTRKLYNIGGVLFDESPIGYFSGVSSGIGSAMNMGLGYSNSRDSSKLATYTLKTDFASQVDKYNYIKTGFEFIYTDNNVNYGLIEPALPSSNSISAWHTFPKRLGVYVQDKLEFEGMIANLGIRLDYLDPGGEWYEYDPYNKALSGKFAGGLDTLLKKVSVEKQLNISPRLGVAFPITVNSKLYFNYGHFRSMPVPENLFLLRRSLSTFEVTRIANPSNPLPRTIAYELGYEQNMFDQFLLSIKGYYKDISDQPRLVTYISRNGAVNYSRPEPNNYADIRGFEIELRKNRGEWITGFFNYTYMVTTSGFFGLDIYYEDPALFRQRQTDTKLLYQNKPVPQPYARANIDIFTPDDWGPSLGGVKIFDKWRLNLLGTWSSGTFFSWTGPGAAQAGYENNFQWNDFYNLDLRLSKTFNFGRLEVELFMDMYNALNIRYMSYQAGFVDAQDYYDYMKSLHLPADKVKDFNYGNIPGDDNPGDYRKPGVEWQPLEYANNVFTLSNPNKRAWYFDAQTSNYYQWDGNKWNKVPDSKVKEVLDNKAYIDMPNLHYTTFLNPRNIFFGIKFNFDL; the protein is encoded by the coding sequence ATGAGAAAACTTCTACTGTTCTTCACCCTCTTTATAACTGCCTTCACAATTCAATCCTTTGCACAAACAGGAAAAATAAGCGGATATGTCCGTGACGCTGAAACAGGCGAAGAGCTTATTGGTGCAAATGTAATTATTGAAGGCACGACAATGGGTGCCGCAACGAATATTGATGGTTATTATTCAATTATCAATGTTCCTCCCGGCTCTTATACAGTAAGAGCTTCAATGGTTGGTTATTCTCCCAAAACCTTTCAGGATGTAAGAGTAAATATCAATTTAACAACTGAATTGAATATTACTCTTAGTTCATCTGCAATACAGACTGAAGAAGTTGTGGTAATTGCAACCCAACCGATTGTTCGTCAGGATGTTTCTTCAAGTGTTGTGAACCTGAATATTGAAGAAGTAAAAAGCTTACCTGTTGTAAGTGTAACAGGAATCATTGGACTTCAGGCAGGTGTTCAGGGCTTAACGATTCGTGGTGGTGGAAGTGATCAAACTGCATTTGTAGTTAATGGTATCACACTTCGCGATGAAAGAGATAACACACCTTATACCGGAATCAGTTTTACATCAATCGAAGAATTGCAGATTCAGACAGGTGGTTTTAATGCTGAATATGGAAACATTCGCTCAGGTCTTATCAACATTGTAACCAAAGAAGGAAAGAAAGATAAATATTCAGTTTCCTTTATTGGAAGATACAGACCTGCAGGAAGAAAACATTTTGGCGCAGCTGTCAATGATCCAAATTCATATTGGATAAAACCATATATTGATCCTGATGTCGCATGGACTGGAACAAACAATGGAAATTGGGATATATACACTCAAAGAAATTATGCAAAATTCCCCGGTGGATGGAATGCTGTTTCCGAAGCTTTGTTAAGTGATTCTGACCCAACAAATGATTTAACACCTGAAGCAGCTCAGCAACTATTCTTATGGCAACACAGAAGAGAACTTGATATCAATAAACATGATTATGATGTTGATATGAGTGTAAGTGGTCCGGTTCCGGGTGGGCAATCGCTTGGTAATCTGAGGTTTTTAGCTTCATACAGACAAACCAGAGAAATGTATTACATTCCTCTTTCAAAAGATTCTTATCAGGATTTTAATGGTCAGATTAGATTAACTTCTGACATTGCAACCGGAATGAAGCTATCAGTTGAAGGATTATATGGAGAGCAAACCGGAACAAACAGCAGTCGTTCAGGTGGACCTGGTTTATTCCGTTCTGCTTCCGGTATTGCAAGCAATATCGATGTGAGAGCTGGTGCAAGCTATCTTGATGCCCGAGTTTATGCGTCAGATTACTGGGCTCCAAGTAAGATCATAACTAATATGCAAGGATTTAAATTTACTCATGTTTTAAGTCCTCAAACATTCTATGAAGTACTCGGAAGTCGTGTTGCATCGAAGTATGATACAAATCCGGGAAGAAAAAGAGATACAAGAAAACTTTATAATATTGGTGGTGTTCTGTTCGATGAATCTCCAATTGGTTACTTTAGTGGAGTAAGCTCCGGAATTGGTTCTGCAATGAATATGGGACTTGGATACAGTAACTCAAGAGATTCAAGTAAACTTGCCACATACACATTAAAAACAGATTTTGCCAGCCAGGTTGATAAATATAACTACATAAAAACCGGATTCGAATTTATTTATACAGATAACAATGTTAACTATGGTTTAATTGAACCGGCTCTGCCTTCAAGCAATTCAATTTCAGCATGGCATACATTCCCGAAAAGATTAGGAGTTTATGTTCAGGACAAACTTGAGTTTGAAGGTATGATTGCAAATCTCGGTATAAGATTAGACTATCTTGACCCGGGCGGAGAGTGGTATGAATATGATCCATACAACAAAGCTCTTTCCGGAAAATTTGCTGGTGGATTGGATACTCTGTTAAAGAAAGTTAGCGTTGAGAAACAATTAAACATTTCACCACGACTTGGTGTAGCATTCCCAATCACAGTTAACAGCAAACTTTATTTCAACTATGGTCATTTCAGATCAATGCCCGTTCCTGAAAACTTGTTCTTGTTAAGACGCTCTCTTTCAACATTCGAAGTAACAAGAATTGCAAATCCTTCGAATCCATTACCAAGGACTATTGCTTATGAGTTGGGTTACGAACAAAATATGTTTGATCAGTTTTTATTAAGTATTAAAGGTTATTACAAAGACATAAGCGATCAACCAAGATTGGTAACTTATATCAGCAGAAATGGTGCAGTTAATTATTCCAGACCTGAACCGAACAACTATGCTGATATCAGAGGATTTGAGATTGAACTTCGCAAGAACAGAGGCGAATGGATAACAGGATTTTTCAACTATACTTATATGGTCACAACAAGCGGTTTCTTCGGACTTGATATTTATTATGAAGACCCAGCATTATTCAGACAAAGACAAACTGATACAAAACTACTTTATCAGAATAAACCTGTTCCTCAACCTTATGCTCGTGCTAATATTGATATCTTTACTCCTGATGATTGGGGTCCGAGTTTAGGCGGAGTAAAAATCTTTGATAAGTGGAGATTGAATTTGCTCGGAACCTGGAGTTCAGGAACATTCTTTAGTTGGACTGGTCCCGGTGCAGCACAAGCTGGTTATGAAAATAATTTCCAATGGAATGATTTCTATAATCTTGATTTAAGATTATCAAAGACATTTAATTTCGGAAGACTTGAAGTAGAATTATTTATGGATATGTATAATGCATTAAATATCCGTTATATGAGTTATCAGGCAGGATTTGTTGATGCACAGGATTATTATGATTATATGAAATCACTTCATCTGCCGGCAGATAAAGTTAAAGATTTCAATTATGGCAATATTCCGGGTGATGATAATCCGGGTGATTACAGAAAACCAGGAGTTGAATGGCAACCTTTAGAGTATGCTAACAATGTTTTTACACTGTCGAATCCAAATAAAAGAGCCTGGTATTTTGATGCACAAACAAGCAATTATTATCAATGGGATGGAAATAAATGGAATAAAGTACCTGATTCAAAAGTAAAGGAAGTGCTTGATAACAAAGCGTACATTGATATGCCTAATTTGCATTATACAACTTTTCTTAACCCAAGAAATATATTCTTCGGAATTAAATTTAATTTCGATTTATAA
- a CDS encoding PorV/PorQ family protein, whose protein sequence is MKKIILLMVVSLIITTVLNVNAQERKKLAQTGMKFLSVSLDPRAAALSDAMTTVQNNSASMLYNPSGMAEMDRLVDYSFGTTRWIADINYIHGTAALNLFDGQYGVIGLSLVAVDYGEFNGTIVANNDDGYIDVGTYKPTAVALGIGYAKALSQKFSVGGNIRFVRQSMGTAVVTVDPTGKAVSKEHKAEVLSFDFGMLYHTGFKSLDFGMSIRNFSKEIKYIDESFQLPLTFKIGLSMNLIDLTEIDRGMHSFLLSVDASHPRDYPEQVSVGAEYTFLNTFSIRGGYTFPTDEQEFSAGVGFKQELAGVNFAIDYSYTPFGIFDNVHRVSVNIGY, encoded by the coding sequence ATGAAAAAAATAATTTTACTAATGGTCGTCAGCTTAATCATCACTACTGTGCTTAATGTTAATGCACAGGAAAGAAAAAAGCTGGCTCAAACTGGAATGAAATTTTTAAGTGTTTCACTTGATCCACGCGCTGCAGCGTTAAGCGATGCTATGACTACCGTTCAGAATAATTCAGCCTCAATGCTTTATAATCCTTCAGGTATGGCTGAAATGGATAGATTAGTTGATTATTCATTCGGTACCACAAGATGGATTGCAGATATTAACTACATTCACGGAACTGCTGCATTAAATCTTTTTGACGGACAATATGGAGTTATAGGACTTTCGCTTGTTGCTGTGGATTACGGTGAATTCAATGGTACAATTGTAGCCAATAACGATGATGGTTACATTGATGTCGGAACATATAAGCCAACAGCAGTTGCTCTTGGTATTGGTTACGCCAAAGCATTATCTCAGAAATTTTCTGTTGGTGGAAATATTAGATTCGTAAGACAATCAATGGGAACAGCCGTTGTAACAGTTGATCCTACAGGTAAAGCAGTTTCAAAAGAGCATAAGGCAGAAGTTCTATCTTTTGATTTCGGTATGTTATATCACACAGGATTCAAAAGCTTGGATTTTGGAATGAGTATCAGAAATTTTTCTAAAGAAATAAAATATATTGATGAATCATTTCAGCTTCCGCTTACATTCAAAATTGGTCTTTCAATGAATCTGATTGATTTAACAGAAATTGATCGTGGTATGCATTCATTCCTGCTTTCTGTTGATGCATCGCACCCAAGAGATTATCCTGAACAGGTTTCGGTTGGTGCTGAATATACTTTCCTGAATACTTTCTCAATTCGTGGTGGTTACACTTTCCCGACTGATGAACAGGAATTCAGCGCCGGTGTTGGCTTTAAACAGGAATTAGCCGGAGTTAATTTCGCAATTGATTATTCCTACACTCCATTTGGAATATTCGATAATGTTCACAGAGTATCAGTTAACATTGGTTATTAA
- a CDS encoding membrane dipeptidase: MKKHFLYILLITIFNHNISSQIISGIVKDKISLKALAGVKVEITNINTGLKDSVFTNSSGQWQFNLITDVEDKIIPNGFYVSQNFPNPFNPSTRIQFIIDKADNVEIMIHNVLGELVDYKQQYLTSGVYSVDYIAKGAAGVYFYTIKTGNESATRKMIQLDGSGNGSGLQSIYSIGNLSGKTVNKSLTNTYKIVYSKNSHLADSVQLSLNGGESLMMLLTSFHSVSTLIDLHNDVLEVMANDTSYHLKQRHNYNHTDIPRLKDGGVDLQFFSVWVSPTQYTNYYQQAQVMLNIFNSELNQNTTSISQARNWSQADSIIQQNKIAAVIGVEGGHHIENSIDKLANLYNAGMRYMTITWNNSTDWAVSAQDSRSTTVGLSDFGRQVIRSMDSLGIIIDVSHTGIKTIQDILQETQNPIVATHSGVRALRNHYRNLYDWQIQDIANSGGVIGVVFYPYFLNGSSNANINDVIAHIDYIKNLVGIDYVAIGSDFDGIEVVPLGLEDTSKFPNLTEALFDHGYSREEVEKILYKNFKRVFEQVCGNK; this comes from the coding sequence TTGAAAAAACATTTTCTATACATTCTGTTAATCACGATTTTCAATCATAATATCAGTTCTCAGATAATATCAGGAATTGTTAAGGATAAAATTTCTCTTAAAGCTCTTGCTGGTGTTAAAGTAGAGATTACAAATATCAATACCGGATTAAAAGATTCGGTTTTCACAAATTCATCAGGGCAATGGCAATTCAATCTAATAACTGATGTTGAAGATAAAATCATTCCAAACGGATTTTATGTTAGTCAAAACTTCCCTAACCCATTTAATCCTTCAACCAGAATTCAGTTTATTATTGACAAAGCAGATAATGTTGAAATTATGATTCACAATGTTCTTGGCGAGCTTGTGGATTATAAACAACAATATCTAACTTCAGGCGTTTATTCTGTTGATTACATAGCAAAAGGTGCTGCAGGAGTTTATTTCTATACCATAAAAACAGGTAACGAATCTGCAACAAGGAAAATGATTCAACTTGATGGCAGTGGTAATGGTTCGGGCTTACAATCAATTTATTCGATTGGAAATTTATCTGGCAAAACAGTGAATAAATCATTAACTAACACATATAAAATTGTTTATTCCAAAAACTCTCATCTTGCTGATTCAGTTCAGCTTTCTCTCAATGGTGGTGAAAGTCTGATGATGCTTCTTACTTCTTTTCATTCCGTGTCAACTCTTATTGATTTGCACAATGATGTTCTTGAAGTTATGGCTAATGATACTTCATATCATTTGAAACAAAGACATAACTACAATCATACTGATATTCCCCGTTTAAAAGATGGCGGAGTTGATTTACAATTTTTTTCCGTTTGGGTTTCACCAACTCAATACACAAATTATTATCAGCAAGCACAAGTGATGTTAAATATTTTTAATTCTGAGTTAAATCAGAATACAACCTCAATTTCACAGGCAAGGAACTGGTCACAGGCAGATTCGATCATTCAGCAAAATAAAATTGCTGCAGTTATTGGTGTTGAAGGAGGTCATCATATTGAAAATAGTATTGATAAGCTGGCTAATCTTTATAATGCAGGAATGCGTTATATGACCATCACCTGGAATAACAGTACTGATTGGGCAGTTTCAGCTCAGGATTCCCGCTCAACTACAGTTGGATTAAGTGATTTTGGAAGACAGGTTATTCGGTCGATGGATTCACTTGGAATTATCATTGATGTTTCACACACAGGAATAAAAACTATTCAGGATATACTTCAGGAAACACAAAATCCGATAGTCGCTACCCACTCCGGAGTACGTGCTTTAAGAAATCATTACCGGAATTTATACGATTGGCAGATTCAGGATATTGCAAACAGCGGTGGTGTGATTGGAGTTGTTTTCTATCCATATTTTCTAAATGGCTCAAGTAATGCAAACATCAATGATGTAATTGCGCATATTGACTACATTAAAAATCTTGTCGGAATTGATTATGTTGCAATCGGCTCTGACTTCGATGGAATAGAAGTAGTTCCGCTTGGACTTGAAGACACATCAAAATTTCCAAACCTCACAGAAGCACTATTTGATCACGGCTATTCAAGAGAAGAAGTAGAGAAAATTCTTTATAAGAATTTCAAAAGAGTATTTGAACAGGTCTGTGGCAATAAATAA